One stretch of Camelus bactrianus isolate YW-2024 breed Bactrian camel chromosome 21, ASM4877302v1, whole genome shotgun sequence DNA includes these proteins:
- the PIGC gene encoding phosphatidylinositol N-acetylglucosaminyltransferase subunit C — MCAQPVTNTKEARWQKVLYERQPFPDNYVDRRFLEELRKNIYARKYQYWAVVFESSVVIQQLCSVCVFVVIWWYMDEGLLAPHWLFGTGLASSLIGYVLFDLIDGGEGRKKSGRTRWADLKSALVFITFTYGFSPVLKTLTESVSTDTIYAMSVFMLLGHLIFFDYGANAAIVSSTLSLNMAIFASVCLASRLPRSLHAFIMVTFAIQIFALWPMLQKKLKACTPRSYVGVTLLFAFSALGGLLSISAVGAILFALLLVSISCLCPFYLIRQQLFKENIHGPWDEAEIKEDLSRFLS, encoded by the coding sequence ATGTGTGCCCAGCCTGTAACTAACACGAAAGAGGCCAGGTGGCAGAAGGTCTTGTATGAGCGACAGCCCTTTCCTGATAACTACGTGGACCGGAGGTTCCTCGAAGAGCTCCGGAAGAACATCTATGCCCGGAAATACCAGTATTGGGCTGTCGTGTTCGAGTCCAGCGTGGTGATACAGCAGCTGTGCAGTGTCTGTGTCTTTGTGGTTATCTGGTGGTATATGGATGAGGGTCTTCTGGCCCCCCATTGGCTTTTTGGGACTGGCCTGGCATCTTCACTGATTGGCTATGTTTTGTTTGATCTCATTGATGGAGGTGAAGGACGGAAGAAGAGTGGGCGGACCCGGTGGGCTGACTTGAAGAGTGCCCTAGTCTTCATCACCTTCACCTACGGTTTCTCGCCGGTGCTGAAGACCCTGACGGAGTCAGTCAGCACTGACACCATCTACGCCATGTCAGTCTTCATGCTGTTAGGCCACCTCATCTTCTTTGACTATGGCGCCAACGCTGCCATCGTATCCAGCACACTGTCCTTGAACATGGCCATCTTCGCTTCCGTCTGCCTCGCCTCACGCCTGCCCCGGTCCCTGCATGCCTTCATCATGGTGACATTTGCCATCCAGATTTTTGCCCTGTGGCCcatgttacagaagaaactgaagGCCTGCACCCCACGCAGCTACGTGGGAGTCACACTGCTTTTTGCATTTTCAGCCCTGGGAGGCCTCCTGTCCATTAGCGCTGTGGGAGCCATACTCTTTGCCCTTCTGCTGGTTTCCATCTCGTGTCTCTGCCCTTTCTACCTCATTCGCCAGcagctttttaaagaaaacattcatGGGCCTTGGGATGAGgctgaaatcaaagaagacttgTCCAGGTTCCTCAGCTGA